The genomic window ATGACATGGGCCTAACAGCATTTTTCTAATTCAAGTGAAAAGAACAGCAATGAGACTGAAATTTCAAACTAAAGCTGGCAAGGGGCCCAATTCATGTAACAAGCACGTGAACTTAGCGGCAAATTTAAGAACAAAAGATTGGTACTGGCTTGACTGAGCTAGGAAACCCACGGGACGAGGAAGGAGTCCTTTTTCTCTGCGTTTGACATTTACACTTGCTGCTAATGACTTTGCAAACCTGCTCAGCTTCATAGTACCCTGTATTTCCCACATAAAAAATTACTCTATGACAAAATGTTAAGACTAAAGAAGCTGAACGAGAATTTCTAGCTTATACATACCATTCCAAGTTGGCCATTGGAAAGGACTACTTTTATTCCCTGTCTTGCAAAATAAGTAGCCCAGGCATTCCGGTCTGCCTTAGATATCATATCTTCTCTATTCAAGACCAAAATCCTTTTCCTATTTCCAAGCCACGCGTCCATCTACCCACAcacacaaatgaaaaaaagaaaggaaaagggaagaaagaaaattcaGAGCCAAGAACTACACAGTCCATCTACCCACAcacacaaatgaaaaaaagaaaggaaaagggaagaaagaaaattcaGAGCCAAGAACTACACAGTCCTAAAGCATCAGCGTACAGGATCGTTGAGAAACATCAAAAGCAAGGAAGggaattgaataaaactatCTTCAGTGatgatatatatacatgtataaaaatattacttcATGTATCACAAGGACCAAAATCTCAAGAACCATCTAGCACAATTACTTTCAATTggaccaaacaaaacaaaaacatgatacTTGAAGAAAAACACGATAAACCCAACAAACAAATGACACAAGCAGACTTAAAACTTGGTTTTGTATTACAGCAATGGCTTGTAAGTGGTTAGCCTAACCTGTGGATGGGTAGTAGACAAGGGAATTCTGGCATCTCGAACTTCAATGACAACATCCATCAACTTGAGTTGCTCTTTAAGTTCTTTTTCCGTTTTCGCAATATGACCTGGATACCACTGCCCCCATTTCCagcattcatttttcttttctcttaaaaaaactaagcacTTAATTAACACAATACTCCATGgctaaaattggaaaaaaaaccctGTACCTGAACAGGACGCAGTGGTTTGGTCCAATGATAAAGATCAGTTTCAAAATCGTACCAGTCGgtctcttctcctcctcctccacaaacatCATTTCCACTTCCTTGCCAACTTGGAGTACTTTTTCCACCAACAATCTGCTCCAagtcttttaattaataaaaagaaaggaaaaactttaaatagaaaaggaaaagacagGAAGGTGAATCAAGAGATTGTTGCCTGGATGGTGGGGggtggagaagagagagaagctgGTGTAACAAGTGATGCTCTAGTTGGAGGTGATAGGTGAAGAAATGGTGGCCTGTTGAACCGGATTGCTGGATTAGGTAACCATAGTCCCAGGACCTCTACACCCATGCCTGCCTCCCTTGTCTTCTGCTACTAATAAAATGAACCTCTGTGTTTGCTTCTTATCTTGTCCTTACTTTTTTTAGTTATCCTCCTCTGCTTTCTTTCCTCGAGACGAGTTATTGTGGATTGGACTGggctttcttttttaacttgac from Populus trichocarpa isolate Nisqually-1 chromosome 5, P.trichocarpa_v4.1, whole genome shotgun sequence includes these protein-coding regions:
- the LOC7464836 gene encoding DAR GTPase 3, chloroplastic, which translates into the protein MGVEVLGLWLPNPAIRFNRPPFLHLSPPTRASLVTPASLSSPPPTIQIVGGKSTPSWQGSGNDVCGGGGEETDWYDFETDLYHWTKPLRPVQWYPGHIAKTEKELKEQLKLMDVVIEVRDARIPLSTTHPQMDAWLGNRKRILVLNREDMISKADRNAWATYFARQGIKVVLSNGQLGMGTMKLSRFAKSLAASVNVKRREKGLLPRPVRAGIVGYPNVGKSSLINRLLKRRMCPAAPRPGVTRELRWVRFGNDLELLDSPGIIPMRISDQSAAIKLAICDDIGERSYDVTDVAAILVQILTKLPTVGAKALNNRYKMDADDFCGKIFVQKLSVHLFNGDTHQAAFRILSDFRKGKFGWAALERPPR